The Nakamurella antarctica genomic interval CCGCATCCATGCGATTGTGTTGGTATCCAAGCTGCACCTACCGACCATGCGGGCGCTGGGCTACGCCCGAGCTACCAGGCCGGACACTCTGGAAGCCGTCACCGTCAATGTCGATCCGGTCGAGACCGCAAATCTGGCGCGGGAGTGGGAGGACCGGGGCCTCCCGGTTCCCTTGAAGGTGATTGATTCGCCGTTCCGGGAGATCACGAAGCCAATCCTGGATTACGTTCGCCGTGTCCGAAAAGATTCGCCACGCGATGTGGTTGCCGTCTTCGTTCCGGAGTACGTGGTGGGACATTGGTGGGAGCAAATTTTGCATAACCAATCCGCGCTGCGCCTCAAGGGCCGGTTGCTGTTCACCCCCGGCGTGATGGTGACATCCGTGCCGTGGCAGACGGCCAGTTCTGAAGCGGCCAAGGCTCGGATGAAGGAACGTTCGGACAGGGAAGTAAGCGCCGCAGGTCGGCGCAGCGCGGCTACCCGCTTCGAAGAAAACGAAGACGACTAACTCACTTATTTCTGTTTTGAGGGGAATCACATCAGCGTGGCAGTTAACCGAGCTTTACCCGCCCGCGGCGCATTCGAGGGTTTGCAGGTCGACGACGTCGTCGAGGTCACGGTGGGCCTGGTGGCGCACGGTGGCCACTGCGTTGCCAGGTATGACGGCCGGGTGGTCTTCGTCCGGCATGCCCTGCCCGGTGAGCAAGTACTGGTGCGGATTACCGAGACGAAGCGAGATTCCTTTTGCCGCGGGGATGCGGTGGAGGTGCTTCAGGCGTCCCCAGGGCGCCGTGAGGCCCCGTGTGCGCACTTTCGGCCTGCGGTGTGCGGCGGCTGCGATTTTCAGCACGCTGAGCCAGAGCTGCAGCGGGAGCTGAAGGCTTCGGTGATTTGTGAGCAACTGGAGCGTCTGGGCGGCGTCGAGATGGCGGTGACGGTCGAAGAGTTGCCGGGTGGAGAGTTCGACTGGCGCACGCGGGTGCGGTGGGCGACCGACCGGGACGGGAATGTAGGCCCGCGCGTCGCCCGATCCCACGACGTGGTTGCCCTGTCGCCGGCGGCGCCGTGCCTGATCGCTGCCCCGGGTTTGACGGAGCTGGCTCTGAGCCCGGCGGTGTCCGAACTCGCCCGAAGGGCCCAGCAGCAGGTGTCCCCGGGCACGGTGCCCGGCAAGGGCCATCGTGGCGGCCGAGGCCGCAGCCATGGGCAAAAACTCTCTGACCGGCCGGTCACCGGCGGCGGCCGACGCGACGCCGAAGCCGAGATTGTGTTGACCGCCGCCGGGGATGGCAGCGTGCTGGCAGCCGCCGCGGGAATGGGGTTGGCGTCGCCATCGTCACACCCCGCGTATCCCGACACGGTGACAGAAACCGTGCACGGCCGCGCATTTGACGTTGCGGTAGATGGCTTTTGGCAGGTGCACCCAGCTGCGGCAAGCACCCTGGTCGACGCGGTGATGGGCTTCGTTCCGGACGTCCAGGGCGGGATTGCCTGGGATCTGTACGGCGGTGTGGGGCTGTTTGCAGCCTTCCTCGCGGATGCGGTCGGTCCGTCTGGGCAGGTGGTGAGCGTCGAATTCGACGAGCGCGCCAGCGAACTTGCGGCAGCGAACCTGCGCGATGTGCCGCAGGTGCAGGTGGTGTGCGGCAAGGTCGAGGATGTCATCACCAGGCTGGACCGCAAGGCCGACGTGATCGTGCTGGACCCCCGCGCTCCGGCGCGGGCCGGATCATCTGCGCCGCTATTGCCGACCGCGACCCCGCCGTCATTGTCTATGTCGCCTGCGACCCCGCGGCGCTGGGCCGCGACACCCGAACGCTGGACGAACTGGGCTACCTCCTCGAGGAGGTGCGTGCGTTCGACGCCTTCCCGCAGACGGCGCACGTGGAGTGCGTCGCGAAGTTTGTTAGGGCCTGAGTAACCCTCCCTGGTGGCGCGCAGCCCGGTCAGGTGGCGACGGCGTAGGTGGTGACGGCGCCTTTTTGCCATGCGATCAGCGCAGCAGGGTCATTGGTGATGATCCCGTCGACCCCGATCGCGGTCAGTGCCTCCCACCCGTCAGGTTCGTCGCAGGTATAGACCAGCACCGAAATTCCCTCAGCATGCAACTGCGCAACTATCTGCGGCGCTGCCAGCAGGGCCTGGTAGTCGGGGTTGTAGGAAATAGCGCCATATCGGAAGCACGCGGCCACCGGGTCTTCGTGGATGTGCTCGACCAGAAGCCCGACCGCTGAGTCGCCGACGAGAGGCCGGAGGTCGAGCAGCGCTTGGGTTTCGAAGCTTTGGAGAAAGACCCGGTCAGCCGCACCGGCGCTGTCGATTACCGCAAGTTCGGCGGCGAGCTGGGCGGGGGTGTGCGGGCCCTTGATCTCCAGCAGCACTTGCCCGCCAGTGGGCATCTTCGTCAGCAGGTGCTCCAGGGTCGGCACCGGGCAACCGGCGAAGCTTTCGTGAAACCAACTGCCTGCGTCCAACTGGGCAAGCTCGGCGGCGGTGAAGGATCCGATGGGTCCCGGCGCTCCCGCTGTGCGGTCGGCGGTGTCGTCATGGATGAGGACCGGGACGCCGTCGATGCTGACTTGGACGTCGGTCTCTATCCACTGCGCCCCTGCCGCCCACGCAGCCGCAAAGGCGGGCGAGGTGTTTTCGGGGGCGTGGGCGCTGGCCCCGCGGTGCGCGATGACGAGGGGGAGTGCGCCGAAGCGCAACAGGGGGGAGGGGGAGGTCACGAGGAAGAAGATAACCTGCCCCCGTTTCACCGCCCGAGGCCGAGGCACCGAGGTGGCTCGCAGCTGGTGCGACAGGCGGCACCCGTTGTGTCATTCTGTGGCCTTGCGGTGGCCGCAGAAGGTACCGTCGAAGGTGAGAGACCGGGGTTTCCGCGCCTGGAATACTTGCCTGACTGTCGTGACTACCGGTCATGGCTGGCTTGATCACTACGTCCGCGGTGTTGCAGGAGGAATTCGTGTCTGAGCCGCTGTCCGGGATCTCGCCGGCCTATCTGCGAAGCCTCGACGCTGATCAGCTATCCGAGTTGAGCGCCCAGATCCGGACCTTCCTGGTGGACAAGGTTTCTCGCCGCGGCGGCCACTTGGGGCCGAATCTGGGCGTGGTGGAGCTGACGATCGCGCTGCACCGGGTGTTCGATTCGCCGAACGACCCCATCATCTTCGATACCGGCCACCAGGCGTACGTGCACAAGATCGTGACCGGCCGCGCAGATCGGTTTGACGATTTACGCACCAAAGATGGACTGTCCGGCTATCCGGCGCGGCTCGAATCCGTTCACGACTGGGTCGAGAACTCCCACGCATCAACATCTTTGGCATATGCAGATGGGCTCGCGAAGGCCTTCCAGGTGCTCGGCGAATCACCGCGAACCCCGGTTGCAGTGATCGGCGACGGCGCTTTGACGGGCGGCATGGCATGGGAGGCGCTCAACAATATCGCCGCAGCAAAAGATCGCCCGCTGGTCGTGGTGTTGAACGACAACGGTCGCTCATACGCCCCCACCGCTGGCGGCATGGCGGAAAAGCTCGCGAGCTTTCGAACCCGCCCGGGCTATGAGCGAACATTGGATCAAGTCAAGCGGACGCTCCCGCGGGCGCCGGTGGTCGGCCGCCCGCTCTATGCAATGCTGCACGCGTTTAAACGCGCGGCCAAAGATTGGGCGCTGCCCCAGAGCATGTTCGAGGATTTGGGCCTGAAGTACATCGGACCGGTCGACGGGCATGACGTTGCCGCGTTGGAACTGGCGCTGACGAAAGCTCGCAATTACGGTGGGCCCATTTTGGTGCATTGCCTCACACACAAGGGTATGGGCTATTCGCCCGCAGAAAACGACGACGCCGAGCAGATGCACTCACCGCCCGCATTCGACCCATTGACAGGTCGCCCCATCGCTTCCGCGGTCACCACTTGGACGTCCGTGTTCAGCCGCGAAATGGTGCGGGCTGGTGCCGAGAACCCGAAGGTGGTGGCCATCACGGCCGCGATGTCAGGGCCGACCGGGCTAGACGCTTTCGGGCGCGCTTTTCCGGGCCGTCTGTACGACGTCGGGATCGCCGAACAACACGCCCTGACCTCCGCTGCGGGAATGGCGATGGGTGGTCTACACCCGGTAATCGCGCTGTACGCAACGTTCCTCAACCGCGCCTTCGATCAATTGCTGATGGATGTGGCGCTGCACAAGCTGGGTGTGACGATTGTGCTGGACCGCGCGGGTATCACCGGCGAGGACGGCCCGAGTCACCATGGCATGTGGGACATGTCGCTGGCGGCACTGGTTCCCGGGCTTCGACTGGCGGCGCCGCGCGATGCGGTGACGCTGGCCGACCTGCTCGCGGAGGCGCTGCTGATCGACGATGGCCCGACAGTGATTCGCTACCCGAAAGGGGCTGTGCCGCAGTCGATTCCGGCCCTTCGTCAGGTGAGCGGCCTGGACCTGCTCGCCGAGCCCGGCGCGGGGCATACCACTGATGTGCTGATCGTGGCGGTCGGCGCCTTTGCCGGGATGGCGGTGGAGGTTGCCTCGCGCTTGGCAGACCAGGGCATCGGCGTCACGGTGGTGGACCCGCGGTGGGCGCTGCCCGTACCAGCGGGCCTCAACGAGCTCGCCCGTCAGCACGGTCTGGTGGTGACACTGGAGGACGGTGGCCGTCAGGGCGGCGTCGGAGCTGCGGTGGCCGATGCGCTTGCTGGTGGCAACGTGCCGGTGAGTGTGATGGCCATCGGTCAGGAGTTCCAAGAAGCTGCGGCTCGCGGTTATCTGCTGGGCGAGCTGGGTTTGACAGCTCAGGCGGTCTCGCGCACCATCACCGAACAGGTCGTTGCTACGGCAGCAGACACAGCCAGGCACAGCGGCGGCTCCGATTCTGAAGGCGCCGGTGGATATGGCGAAGCTGCTGATTCCGGCGACTCAGGGATGACAAGGGAGAACTGATGCGCGTTTTGGTGATCGAGGACGAGCAGCGCCTCGCGGACGCGATTGGCCGCGGCCTTCGGGCCGTGGGCATGGCGGTCGACGTGTCGTATGACGGCGTGGACGGGCACGAAAAAGCGACCATGACTCGCTACGACGTCCTCGTGCTGGATCGCGATCTGCCGGGCATGCACGGCGACGACATCTTGGCCGATCTTGTCGCCTCGCAGGCACTGACGCGGGTGTTGATGTTGACGGCCGCAGCAGATGTCACCTCCAAGGTCGAGGGACTTTCGCTGGGCGCCGACGACTACCTCACGAAGCCGTTCGCCTTTGACGAGCTGGTGGCGCGGGTCCGCGCACTGGGTCGACGGGCCACCCCGGCGGCGCCGCCTATTCTGCGGGCGGGAAATATAGAACTTGACCCGGCTAAGCGCACTGTCACTCGGGATGGTCACTTTGTGGAGCTCACGCGCAAGGAGTTCGGCATCCTCGAGGTGTTGCTCGCCGCCGATGGTGTGGTGATCTCAAGCGAGGAGCTGCTGGAGCGGGTGTGGGACGAGAATGCGGATCCGTTCACCACCACAGTCCGCGTGACCATGATGACGTTGCGCCGCAAACTGGGCGAGCCAGCAGTGATCGACACGGTTGTCGGCGCCGGCTACCGGGTGGCCAGCAGCCCCGCGGCGACGTGAAATGGGCGCGCCCGCCGATGCTGATGCGCACTGGTTTCCTGGGGAGTGGGTGGAAGTAGCCGAACGGCAGACCGGGCCGCGGAAGGCCGCCCCCGCACTACGTCGCGCCCGAAAGCCCGCTCCCACACCGGAGCCCGTTCCCGCACCGGAGCAGCATCCGCAGCAGCGCTCTGGGCGCGGCAGTCTGCGGCTGCGGCTGACGCTCCTGTCGACGGCGATCCTCGCCTTGGTTGGCCTGTTCTTGCTCTTGCTGGCCTACATCTTGGTGGGCCGCATCGCAGCAACGATCCCCGAGCAGATCGCGGGGCAGGAAGTGAATGTCGGCGGCGCGATGATGGCTGCGGGGGATGTCGCGGCGATGGTGGCGGACCAGGCGCAGCGGTCAGTGTTGGTCTTTGGGTGCGTCGCATTCCCCCTGCAATTGATTACCGGCGCCTGGGTGGCCTGGGTGCTGATCGGGCGCACTCTTCGCCCGCTCTCGACGTTGACCAGGGCTGCAAAGGGGTTGTCCGAGGCGTCCTTGGACCGCCGTATCAATTTGTCCGGTCCGCATGACGAGGTCGCCGAGCTGGCAGACACCTTCGACGAAATGACGGCGAGGCTGCAGCGGGCGTTTGCCGCCGAGCGGCGGTTCGTCGCTAACGCCTCTCACGAGATCCGCACGCCGCTCGCCGTGATGCGAACAGAGGTCGACGTGACCTTGGCGGATCCGAATGCTTCGGTGAGCGAGCTGCGCCAGATGGGCGAGGTGGTGCGGGAGGCGACCAAACGGGCCGACAGACTTCTCGAATCGCTGCTGGTCCTGGCCAGGACCCAGGCCAGCGGCCTATCGGAAATTACCTCTGTCAACCTGGCGACGCTGATCGCCCCCGCTGTCGCCGACATCGAGCCGGAGTGGCGGGCGAAGGGCTTGAAGATGGACCTGCTGCCCCACAAGGCGTTGGTGCAGGGCGATCCGTCCCTGCTTGCCAGGCTTGTCGGTAATTTGGTGGAGAACGCGGTGCGCCACAACGTGTCAGGCGGCTGGGTGGACGTCCGCACCGGGGTGGAACAGGGGCATGTCCACCTCACGGTGCGCTCGAGCGGGCCGGTGATCGGGGCCGCAGCGGTGGCGGAGCTTTTTGAGCCATTTCGGCAGGGCGCGAGGGCGCGCACAGCCCACACCGGAAGCGGGTTGGGGCTCTCTATTGTCAAGGCGGTGGTCGCGGCGCACGGCGGTGTGGTCACCGGAGTGCCGGTGCCGAACGGCGGCTTGGAGATCCGCGTGAGCTTGCCGCTGGCTGCGCACTAAAAACGAAGCCCGGCGAGCATCGTGTCGATGCCTGCCGGGCCGCGTTGTGTGTGGGCCGCTCGCGGTGCGGCGCTTGCCTTCCCGAGCTTCTGGGTTACTGCGCTGGCAGCGTTGCCTCGCCGGCCGGGGCAAAGCGCTTGCCGAGTACCTTTTCGGACACGCCGGTGCGATCCAGGTAGGGGGTAATTCCGCCTAGCCAGAACGGCCAGCCGGCGCCCGTCAGGATCGCGAGATCGATATCTGCTGCCTCGGCGACTACACCTTCGTCGAGGATCAACTGGGCTTCCACCGCAAGTGCGGCGAGTGCGCGGTCCTTGACTTGCTCTGCAGTGGAGGGTTTGTCGCCTTGTTGCCACAGAGCGGCGATTTCTGGAGCGAGGGTCTGCTTGCCATCGTCATCCCAGGTAACCAGTGCTCGGTGCCCGCTCTCGACGATGCGAGCCAGGTTGGCGCTCAGGGTGAATCGATCCGGGAATGCCTCGTGGAGCCGCTCTTGGACGTGCAGGCCGACGGCGGGTCCGACGAGTTGCAGCAGCATGATCGGCGACATCGGTAACCCCAGGCAGGCGAGCGCGCTGTCGGCCACATCTGCTGGTGTGCCCTCGTCAATGGTTGACAAAATCTCACCCATAAATCGCAGCAGCAGCCGGTTAACAACGAACCCGGCGGTGTCTGTCACCAGAATGGGGCCCTTCTTTAGGCCCTTGGCAAGTGCGAAAGCTGTTGCGAGCGCGGCGTCATCGGACTTCTCAGCCTTCACGATCTCGACCAGCGGCAGCACGGCAACGGGGTTGAAGAAGTGGAATCCAACTACCCGCTCGGGGTGCTCGAGGTCGGCGGCCATCGCCGAGACCGAGAGTGCGGAGGTGTTGGTGGCGAGAATAGCCTCGGGCGTCACGTACTTCTCCAGCTCAGCGAACACCTTCTTTTTGACGTCAATTTCCTCGAAGACCGCTTCAATGACGAAGTCGGCGTCGGCAAAGGCGGCGTAGTCGAGGGAGCCGGAGATCAGGCCGTTGAGCCGGTTCGCCTCGTCGGGGGAGATGCGGCGTTTCTTCGCCAAAGCGTCGATGTCCTTGCGGACTCCGGCGATACCCTTGTCAAGGCGAGCGCCATCTACATCGGTGAGAACCACTGGTACGTGGAGGTTCCGGGCGAAGAGCAGGGCCAGTTGGGCCGCCATCAGCCCGGCTCCGATGACGCCGACCTTGGTGATTTTGCGAGCCAGTGACGCATCGGGCGCCCCTGCGGGTTTGCGGGCGCGCTTTTGGGTCAGGTTGAAAGAGTAAATCCCCGCGCGGAACTCGTCGGTGTGGATCAGGTCCGCCAGCGCGTCCCCCTCGGCCCGTAAGCCTTCGTCCAGGGGCGCGGTGCGCGAAAGCTTGATCATCTCCAGCGCTTTGTAGGGGGCCGGCGACGCACCCTTGGTGCGCATATCGGCCAAGAGCTTTCCGCGCTCCAGCGCCTCTTCCCATTCGGTGTCGCTGGCCGGTTCCGGGCGCGTCACCGTGACATCGCCTGCGAGCACGCCAGCCATCCAGATAAACGACTGCTCGAGGAAGTCGGCGGCATCGAGGACGACATCGACAACCCCCAAGCCCAGCGCGTCCTTCGGCTTCATCGATCGGTTTTGGCTCAGGGAGTTTTCGATGATCACCGTGACAGCGTTTTCAGGACCAACGATTTGGGGGAGTAGCTGTGTGCCGCCCCACCCGGGAAGGATCCCGAGGAACACCTCCGGCAGTGCCATCATCGCGGCGTTGGAGGCCAATGTCCGGTAGTGGCAATGCAATCCGACCTCGACACCGCCGCCAAGGGCAGCGCCGTTGATGAAAGCGAAGGTCGGGATGCTGGTTTCGCGGAGTTTGCGGAAGGTCGCGTGTCCGAGGTGACCGAACGCGCGCCCGGTCTCCCAACTTGCCAGGATGCCGATGCCCGAAAGGTCGGCGCCGACGGCGAAAATGAACGGCTTTCCCGTAACCGCGATGGCGGCGGGGGAGCCGGCGATGGCCTCGTCGATTGCCGTCGACAGGGACGCCAGCCCCGCGGGTCCAAAGGTGGAGGGGCGCGTGTGGTCCTTGCCGTTGTCCATCGTGATGAGCGCGACCTTGCCGGAAATGCCGGGCACGGTCAGGAATCGGGTCGTCGACCGGGTGACGACCTCTTGCGGGTAGAGCGATGTCAGGTCGGTGAGCGGTGCCTGTGTCATGTCAGTTCCTCGGTTCTGTGGTGATCGTGCTCGCGGCGTCAGCGGCTCCGGCGAAGTGCGGGTTCTCCCAAATGACGGTTCCGCCCATCCCCAGGCCTACGCACATGGTCGTAATACCGAAGCGGACGCCGGGGCTTGCCTCGAACTGTCGGGCCAACTGGATCATCAACCGGACGCCGGACGAGGCCAACGGGTGGCCCATGGCGATAGCGCCGCCGTAGGGGTTGATCCGAGGGTCGTCATCGGCGAGATTGAAGTGGGAGGTAAAGGCCAACACCTGGACTGCGAAGGCTTCGTTGATCTCGATAATCCCGACCTCATCGAGCGTGAGACCCGCTTTGGCCAAGGCCTTCTCGGTCGCGGGGATGGGTCCGGTACCCATCACTTCGGGGTCGACTCCGGCGAACGCGAACGACACCATCCGCATCCGAATGGGCAGTCCGAGCTCGGCGGCAGCCTCCGCGGAGGCAAGGATGCAGCCGGTAGCGCCGTCGGTCAGCGGGGAGGCGTTGCCTGCCGTAACGCGCCCGTGCGGGCGGAACGGAGTCCGTAGGTTCGCCAGCGATTCCACGGTGGTTTCAGGGCGGGCCAACTCGTCGGTGGTGGCTAGGCCCCAGCCGTTCAGCGTGGAGGCGGTGGCGACAGGCACCAGATCAGGAGAGATGTTTCCGTCTGCATAGGCCTTGGCGTACTTGGCTTGGGAGGCTGCGGCGTACGCGTCTGCCCGCCCCTTCGTCAGCTCGGGCCAGCGATCGTGCAGGGTCTCGGCGGTATTGCCCATATTCAGGGCGTCCGCGTCCACCAAGCGATCTGCGACAAAGCGCGGATTGGGGTCGGCGCCCTCACCCATGGGGTGGTGGCCCATATGCTCGACGCCGCCGGCGATGACGACGTCGTAGGCGCCCGCAGCGATGCCGGAGGCAACGGTGGTGACGGCCGTCATCGCGCCAGCGCACATCCGATCGATGGCGAAGCCGGGAACCGACTTGGGAAGCCCTGCCAGGATGGCGGTGGTGCGGCCGATTGTCAGCCCTTGGTCGCCGGTCTGGGTGGCCGCGGCAATGGCCACCTCGTCGATGCGCTCCGGGGGAAGCTCGGGATGACGACGAACTAATTCGCGGATCACCTTCACCATCATGTCGTCGGCGCGGGTCTGGGCGTACTGACCCTTGTCGCCAGCCTTGCCGAACGGTGTTCGGACTCCTTCGACAAAAACCACATCGTGCAGGGTGCGGGGGATAGATGACACGGGTGCTCGCTTCCTCGTGATCGGGATGGACGAGAGTCAGCGTGGGTCATGAAAGAAACGACCGGGCAGCGCTGGCCTCGGATGCTGCGCTGAGCCTACCCCGCGGAGCTACTGGTGAGTAACTTAGGGCACCTTCTTGGGAATGCCCTGCTACGCGGTGGCCGCGTTTGCCTTCGCCAGCAGCGAGGCGGTCAGCTGGATCTGCCACGGCCTGGCGTAGGCGTCAGTCAATATCTGTTCGATCTCCGGCGCTGAGTTGATCCCTGCCCAGCACACCCGCCGCACCAACTCCGGGGACAGCAGGTTCTCCACGGGGGTGCTGACTTCTTCGCTGAGAGCGGCCAGTGCTTCCCGGGCAACTGCGAGTCGGGCCGCTGCTTCCGGGTGCTTGTCCTTCCAACGGTTTGCTGGCGGGGGGCCGTCTAAGACCAGCTGGACCGGCGGCAGGTCAACCTCGGGGGTGCGAAAGGCGAGGTCGATGGCCTGCATCCACCTGTCGGCCTGACGCCGTTGGACACGGCCGGCGAAGACCGGGAGGGCTATGAGTGCGGCCACGGAAGCCGGCTTGGCGGCAGCGGCGGCGGCTATCGCTGTGTCTGGCAGGATCCGGTGCGGAGCGATGTCGCGCCTACGGGCTGTGTCGTCTCGGCCAAGCCACAGCTGACGCACTATTTCCAGCGACCGACGATCCCGGATTTTGTGGATACCGGAGGTGCGACGCCAAGGATCGATTCGCGGCGCAGCCTGCGGAGCCGCGACGATGGCGGCGAACTCCTGGTGCGCCCACTCGAGCTTGTCCTGCCTGGTGAGCTCTGCCTCCATGGCGTCGCGCAATTCGATCAGCACCTCGACATCGAGGGCGGCGTAATTGAGCCAGTTCGCTGGGAGCGGCCGGATCGACCAGTCTGCTGCGCCGTGGCCTTTTTCCAGATGCAGTCCGAGCATCTGCTCTACTAACGGTCCGAGCCCCACGCGCGGGAGGCCAGCGAGGCGGCCTGCCAGCTCGGTATCGAAAAGTGTGGTCGGGCGCAAACCCGCTTCGGCCAGGCACGGGAGATCCTGGCTGGCAGCGTGCAGAACCCATTCCGCTGCGGCGAGCGGGGCTTGAAGGCACGTGAGATCGCCCAGAGCTATCGGGTCCAGCAGGACGTTGCCGATGTCGGCGCGTTTGAGTTGTACAACGTAAGCGCGGGAGGAGTAGCGAAAACCGGATGCGCGCTCGGCGTCCAAGGCGATGGGGCTCGTACTGCCGCCCATCGCCTGCGCCAGCCTACTCAGCGCGATGGGGTCTGTGACGGGGGTTACTGGGCCGTTGCGCGGGGCCAAAAGAGGAATGGCTGTGGGCGCAATCTCTACGGTGGGCCCCGCGCCGTCGGAGTCTGCAGTGTCGGAGAGTGCGCGGTCGATAGTGAGCGGTGCCTGACCCCCGTTGATTGATAGCGCTATTTCAACGTCGGTGTGTGGAACCGCTCGATCGCCAGAGGTGACTGGCGCAGGTGTTGTTTCCAGTTCAGGAGATGACACCGGCTCGCAATGCCAAAGCGACGATATGGGCCCGGTCGCCTGTTTCGAGTTTGCGACCAATGCGAGCGAGGTGGCTCTTTACCGTGAGGGCCGAGAGCGAAAGCTGCTCACCGATCCACTTGTTTGAGCGCCCCTCGGCCACCAGCTGAACCACTTCCAGTTCGCGGGCCGAAAGATCGTGGATGGCGGCCGGCACGTTGGCGGCTGCGGGATTGGCCCGGCGGCCGATGAGTACGCCGTGCACTCCTGCGCCGACCGCGTCGATGACGGGACCGATGTCGGACGTGGGCGAGAGGGCGATGACGCGGTTCCACCCCGACTGTCGCAGCGTGGTGATGATGCTTCGCACGCTGGAACCGAGTGTGAGACTGACCAGCGCAAGGTCGTCCGGAGCTTCGCCGGAAACCAGGGCGCGGATGTCCTCAAGGCAGGAAGCCTCGCGGACGCGGCCGATTCCAGTCACCAGCAGCGTTTTACGCATCGCTTCGCGAGTAGTGGAATCGGGGTCAACAAGCAGGACCGTCGACGGCAGCAGTCCGGAGGAAAGGGAGTCGTCCAGTGCTGGTCGAGGTCCGGGCAGGCCGGTCGTGGCGGGACGTACGTCTTGGCGCAGATCCAAGCCGCCCATGATGTTGAGGGTAGACATGATGACTCCCGTACCTTCCTTTCACCGCAAAACAATCAAGAATTGAAACAGTTATCGACTCGTTCGACCCTAATGCTACCGGGTCTTTACCCGTGTGGCGCATTAAGACGCGGCGGTCAACGGTAAAAATGTCTGTTATGAGCATAACCCGGAGTAGCCCAAAGTGCTGAACATCATCCGGATGAAGTTTGTATGACCCGAATAGCCCCACGGGCGCTACTGATCACCAGACTGCTTCGCCGCGCTCAAAGTCACCACGCCCTCCGGGGGGAGGCCCGCCGCTATCGCAAGCAACCCGATGAAGGCTCGCATGTGAGAGGCGGAATCGTTGCCAACAGCTGTCCACGAAGCCCGGATCTCCACGTCGTCCGTGCGGTCCGACCCGGCAATATCTCCGAATCGCACTGAAGATGTAGCCGTGACGGTACCCCCCAAGGCGGTGAAATTGACGTCATGCTGATCGAGCACTTCAGCCAACCAACTCCACGCCACGTCGGGCAGCAACGGATCGCGCGCAATTCCTCCCTCTACTTCGCAGCTGAGGAACGCCACGTATCGGA includes:
- a CDS encoding glycerophosphodiester phosphodiesterase, with protein sequence MTSPSPLLRFGALPLVIAHRGASAHAPENTSPAFAAAWAAGAQWIETDVQVSIDGVPVLIHDDTADRTAGAPGPIGSFTAAELAQLDAGSWFHESFAGCPVPTLEHLLTKMPTGGQVLLEIKGPHTPAQLAAELAVIDSAGAADRVFLQSFETQALLDLRPLVGDSAVGLLVEHIHEDPVAACFRYGAISYNPDYQALLAAPQIVAQLHAEGISVLVYTCDEPDGWEALTAIGVDGIITNDPAALIAWQKGAVTTYAVAT
- the dxs gene encoding 1-deoxy-D-xylulose-5-phosphate synthase, which encodes MSEPLSGISPAYLRSLDADQLSELSAQIRTFLVDKVSRRGGHLGPNLGVVELTIALHRVFDSPNDPIIFDTGHQAYVHKIVTGRADRFDDLRTKDGLSGYPARLESVHDWVENSHASTSLAYADGLAKAFQVLGESPRTPVAVIGDGALTGGMAWEALNNIAAAKDRPLVVVLNDNGRSYAPTAGGMAEKLASFRTRPGYERTLDQVKRTLPRAPVVGRPLYAMLHAFKRAAKDWALPQSMFEDLGLKYIGPVDGHDVAALELALTKARNYGGPILVHCLTHKGMGYSPAENDDAEQMHSPPAFDPLTGRPIASAVTTWTSVFSREMVRAGAENPKVVAITAAMSGPTGLDAFGRAFPGRLYDVGIAEQHALTSAAGMAMGGLHPVIALYATFLNRAFDQLLMDVALHKLGVTIVLDRAGITGEDGPSHHGMWDMSLAALVPGLRLAAPRDAVTLADLLAEALLIDDGPTVIRYPKGAVPQSIPALRQVSGLDLLAEPGAGHTTDVLIVAVGAFAGMAVEVASRLADQGIGVTVVDPRWALPVPAGLNELARQHGLVVTLEDGGRQGGVGAAVADALAGGNVPVSVMAIGQEFQEAAARGYLLGELGLTAQAVSRTITEQVVATAADTARHSGGSDSEGAGGYGEAADSGDSGMTREN
- a CDS encoding response regulator transcription factor, with translation MRVLVIEDEQRLADAIGRGLRAVGMAVDVSYDGVDGHEKATMTRYDVLVLDRDLPGMHGDDILADLVASQALTRVLMLTAAADVTSKVEGLSLGADDYLTKPFAFDELVARVRALGRRATPAAPPILRAGNIELDPAKRTVTRDGHFVELTRKEFGILEVLLAADGVVISSEELLERVWDENADPFTTTVRVTMMTLRRKLGEPAVIDTVVGAGYRVASSPAAT
- a CDS encoding sensor histidine kinase, yielding MGAPADADAHWFPGEWVEVAERQTGPRKAAPALRRARKPAPTPEPVPAPEQHPQQRSGRGSLRLRLTLLSTAILALVGLFLLLLAYILVGRIAATIPEQIAGQEVNVGGAMMAAGDVAAMVADQAQRSVLVFGCVAFPLQLITGAWVAWVLIGRTLRPLSTLTRAAKGLSEASLDRRINLSGPHDEVAELADTFDEMTARLQRAFAAERRFVANASHEIRTPLAVMRTEVDVTLADPNASVSELRQMGEVVREATKRADRLLESLLVLARTQASGLSEITSVNLATLIAPAVADIEPEWRAKGLKMDLLPHKALVQGDPSLLARLVGNLVENAVRHNVSGGWVDVRTGVEQGHVHLTVRSSGPVIGAAAVAELFEPFRQGARARTAHTGSGLGLSIVKAVVAAHGGVVTGVPVPNGGLEIRVSLPLAAH
- a CDS encoding 3-hydroxyacyl-CoA dehydrogenase NAD-binding domain-containing protein encodes the protein MTQAPLTDLTSLYPQEVVTRSTTRFLTVPGISGKVALITMDNGKDHTRPSTFGPAGLASLSTAIDEAIAGSPAAIAVTGKPFIFAVGADLSGIGILASWETGRAFGHLGHATFRKLRETSIPTFAFINGAALGGGVEVGLHCHYRTLASNAAMMALPEVFLGILPGWGGTQLLPQIVGPENAVTVIIENSLSQNRSMKPKDALGLGVVDVVLDAADFLEQSFIWMAGVLAGDVTVTRPEPASDTEWEEALERGKLLADMRTKGASPAPYKALEMIKLSRTAPLDEGLRAEGDALADLIHTDEFRAGIYSFNLTQKRARKPAGAPDASLARKITKVGVIGAGLMAAQLALLFARNLHVPVVLTDVDGARLDKGIAGVRKDIDALAKKRRISPDEANRLNGLISGSLDYAAFADADFVIEAVFEEIDVKKKVFAELEKYVTPEAILATNTSALSVSAMAADLEHPERVVGFHFFNPVAVLPLVEIVKAEKSDDAALATAFALAKGLKKGPILVTDTAGFVVNRLLLRFMGEILSTIDEGTPADVADSALACLGLPMSPIMLLQLVGPAVGLHVQERLHEAFPDRFTLSANLARIVESGHRALVTWDDDGKQTLAPEIAALWQQGDKPSTAEQVKDRALAALAVEAQLILDEGVVAEAADIDLAILTGAGWPFWLGGITPYLDRTGVSEKVLGKRFAPAGEATLPAQ